One window of the Sulfitobacter alexandrii genome contains the following:
- a CDS encoding cytochrome P450: protein MRTSEINSQAFGPSTIREAADANRDPILVGTPWRRGYGHWQVSRMRDVRAVLAHPGTTTDDLAFRVFSRFRERRGGLDSIFHLSRQISRAHRTPNDAERMDAITVTKRLMECLPAQDFRSPLAALVSSGETEADAMVTVVQKPIMEWRAAALGINAALGQEIEIDSIDILASLDRTAIPDFIKLEPKAARITGNLSAMNVTWPAGQTIPLMHLISPAFLAIEPLSKTAGLMLAHLADNPDLQERLRNRAELRTAYLQEVERLLGAVRYVARQIGPAGLDLGEIRLPPHSLVSSDLAAANRDPELWDDPEAFRFDRPRLQTATFSFGSLACTGSQLSRLFLSTLLDATLATVRLAAPFTGQQNDRKFSRWSIIRGYESCRLRFAAT from the coding sequence ATGCGCACATCGGAAATCAATTCTCAAGCCTTCGGCCCGTCAACGATCCGCGAGGCTGCAGATGCCAATCGCGATCCCATTCTGGTCGGGACGCCCTGGCGGCGCGGCTATGGTCATTGGCAGGTTTCGCGCATGCGGGATGTGCGCGCCGTGTTGGCGCATCCGGGCACCACAACCGACGATCTTGCTTTCAGGGTGTTTTCCCGGTTCCGTGAAAGGCGCGGTGGTCTCGACAGTATTTTCCACCTATCCCGCCAGATCAGCCGCGCGCACCGCACCCCAAACGACGCGGAGCGCATGGACGCCATCACCGTCACTAAACGGCTTATGGAATGCCTGCCCGCGCAGGATTTCCGGTCTCCCCTCGCCGCGCTGGTTTCTTCGGGCGAAACCGAGGCTGACGCCATGGTAACGGTGGTGCAAAAGCCGATCATGGAATGGCGCGCCGCAGCACTTGGGATCAACGCGGCCCTGGGGCAGGAGATCGAGATCGACAGCATTGACATATTGGCCAGCCTCGACCGGACGGCAATCCCCGATTTCATCAAGCTGGAGCCGAAGGCAGCCCGCATCACGGGCAATCTCTCGGCGATGAATGTCACCTGGCCCGCCGGGCAGACGATTCCGCTGATGCATTTGATTTCCCCCGCCTTTCTGGCAATTGAGCCGCTGTCCAAGACCGCTGGGCTGATGCTTGCGCATCTGGCAGACAATCCGGACCTTCAGGAGCGGCTGCGGAATCGCGCGGAACTTCGCACGGCCTATCTGCAGGAGGTGGAGCGCCTGCTGGGCGCGGTGCGCTATGTCGCGCGCCAGATCGGACCCGCTGGTCTGGATCTGGGCGAGATACGTTTGCCGCCCCATTCCCTTGTATCCAGCGATCTGGCTGCGGCCAACCGCGATCCCGAGCTTTGGGATGACCCCGAGGCTTTCCGTTTCGACCGGCCGCGCCTTCAGACAGCCACGTTTTCCTTCGGCTCTCTTGCCTGCACCGGCAGCCAGTTGAGTCGCCTGTTCCTTAGCACCCTATTGGATGCCACTCTGGCAACCGTTCGCCTTGCAGCACCGTTCACCGGACAGCAGAATGACCGGAAGTTCTCCCGATGGTCGATAATACGGGGCTACGAGAGCTGTCGGCTGCGTTTTGCCGCCACCTGA
- a CDS encoding glycosyltransferase family A protein — translation MATPDISIAITCWRMDRELPRTLWSLSRAFQQDAEGLSWEIIVVDNGSEHLPIAPEMIPVPQIIAAGNPGPSPVHAMNQALSLARGRIVGAWIDGARMASSGLLAAVARAAEAHPAPVIAVPNRQFGFDRQASATQHGYERSTEDALLAQAGWPDPAADLFAVSWPEEAQVTGPILESNALFLHRDTWSALGGFDPIFTEPGGGMCNPDMLDRALNHPGTQFIRMAGVATFHQIHGGTSTSDAAQAIRIVKEATRNYLRLRGKPPRKQRAPGWLYDARTGVMTRS, via the coding sequence ATGGCGACACCCGATATTTCGATCGCGATCACATGCTGGCGGATGGACCGCGAGTTGCCGCGCACGCTCTGGTCACTGTCGCGCGCTTTTCAGCAGGACGCCGAAGGGCTGAGCTGGGAAATCATCGTGGTCGACAACGGCTCCGAACATCTGCCCATCGCACCAGAGATGATACCGGTCCCGCAAATCATCGCGGCAGGCAACCCCGGCCCCTCGCCGGTCCATGCGATGAACCAGGCGCTGTCACTGGCGCGGGGCAGGATCGTCGGCGCATGGATTGATGGCGCGCGCATGGCCTCATCCGGCCTGCTGGCTGCGGTGGCGCGCGCAGCCGAGGCGCATCCGGCCCCGGTGATTGCAGTTCCCAATCGGCAGTTCGGGTTCGATCGGCAGGCCAGCGCAACGCAACATGGATATGAAAGGTCGACCGAGGACGCGTTGCTGGCGCAGGCCGGCTGGCCTGATCCGGCAGCGGACCTTTTTGCCGTGTCATGGCCCGAAGAGGCCCAGGTCACCGGGCCGATACTGGAATCGAATGCCCTGTTTCTGCATCGCGACACCTGGTCAGCCCTCGGCGGCTTTGATCCCATCTTTACGGAGCCGGGCGGTGGCATGTGCAACCCCGACATGCTGGACCGGGCGCTGAACCACCCCGGTACGCAGTTTATCCGCATGGCCGGGGTGGCGACATTTCATCAGATCCACGGCGGCACATCGACGTCCGACGCTGCACAAGCGATACGAATCGTAAAGGAAGCAACGCGGAACTATCTTCGCTTGCGCGGCAAACCACCGCGCAAGCAGCGCGCGCCCGGCTGGCTGTATGATGCAAGGACAGGCGTGATGACCCGCAGCTAG
- a CDS encoding phytanoyl-CoA dioxygenase family protein encodes MTVTFAQDFAREGFASPVRVMPQEAAADLTSRLERAERRLGQDGFARLNAKGHLLYPFLWDLVHDDRILDHVEKILGPDILCWGSSFFSKDAGSSSVVPWHQDGTCWGLDAPKGLTAWLALTPSTPQSGCLRVLPRSHLSALPHAVRNAPSSMLPLGEEVAGDVDEASAVMCPLEPGEMSLHHVTLVHGSAPNQATSGRRIGFAIRYIAGDVRQLGDQKGYATLVRGRDHATYLLEERPQTDLEPAALRRYRDILRHSATLVQREAAGLVQQPR; translated from the coding sequence ATGACAGTCACCTTTGCACAGGATTTCGCGCGAGAAGGTTTTGCCAGCCCCGTCAGGGTCATGCCGCAAGAGGCGGCGGCTGACCTTACGAGCCGTCTTGAACGGGCCGAACGCCGGCTTGGCCAAGACGGGTTTGCCCGGCTCAATGCGAAAGGTCACCTGCTATATCCGTTCCTTTGGGACCTTGTGCACGACGACCGTATTCTTGACCACGTCGAGAAAATTCTCGGGCCAGATATTCTATGCTGGGGATCAAGTTTCTTTTCCAAGGATGCCGGATCATCCAGCGTGGTGCCTTGGCATCAGGATGGCACCTGCTGGGGTCTGGATGCGCCCAAAGGGCTAACCGCATGGCTTGCCCTGACCCCAAGCACACCCCAGAGCGGGTGCCTACGCGTGTTGCCGCGCAGCCACCTGAGCGCGCTCCCACACGCGGTCAGGAACGCACCGTCATCAATGTTGCCCTTGGGCGAAGAGGTCGCGGGCGACGTTGATGAGGCAAGCGCCGTGATGTGCCCGCTTGAGCCGGGTGAAATGTCGCTCCACCATGTCACGCTGGTCCATGGGTCGGCCCCCAATCAGGCAACCTCCGGCAGGCGCATCGGATTTGCGATCCGCTATATCGCTGGTGATGTCAGACAACTGGGCGATCAAAAGGGCTATGCCACGCTAGTTCGGGGGCGTGACCACGCCACCTATCTTCTGGAAGAGCGGCCCCAAACCGATCTTGAACCAGCAGCCTTGCGGCGCTACCGCGACATCCTGAGGCATTCAGCCACTCTGGTACAGCGCGAAGCAGCCGGGCTTGTACAGCAGCCGCGCTAG
- a CDS encoding phytanoyl-CoA dioxygenase family protein has translation MKPLSPTRSSGLDAIQCESFHRDGVLHPIDVMTEHEAKALRAQIEALEARKHGRLSGLVRAKPHLLMPYLWDVIHDPRIVDRVSSLLGEDILCIGSSVIDKPAHSDGYVAWHQDATFWGLDENNGATAWLALSDATTDSGAMQAIPGTHARQLRHLDTGDAKNMLGAREAVDAQLDLSQAVWMTLKAGQMSLHHPQVLHGSGPNTSDDRRLGFAIRYTSARVRQEGGTATLVRGENLAQVPLEIRPEAEMAAPALARHADIIRQGGKVIRNAKNRHFAEVNGQVDHPQ, from the coding sequence ATGAAGCCGCTGTCCCCTACTCGTTCTTCCGGACTAGACGCGATCCAATGCGAGAGCTTTCACCGCGACGGGGTTCTGCACCCGATTGACGTGATGACCGAACACGAGGCCAAAGCCCTCAGAGCGCAGATCGAGGCGTTGGAGGCCCGAAAACACGGGCGCTTGTCCGGCCTTGTGCGCGCTAAGCCTCATCTGCTGATGCCCTACCTTTGGGACGTGATCCATGACCCCCGTATCGTTGACCGGGTCAGCAGCCTTTTGGGAGAGGACATTCTGTGCATCGGCTCCAGCGTGATCGACAAACCAGCACACTCGGACGGCTATGTCGCCTGGCATCAGGATGCCACATTCTGGGGATTGGATGAAAACAATGGCGCAACCGCCTGGCTTGCCCTAAGTGACGCCACAACCGATTCTGGTGCCATGCAGGCGATTCCCGGCACACATGCGCGGCAGCTTCGCCATCTGGACACAGGTGATGCCAAGAACATGTTGGGCGCCAGAGAGGCGGTCGACGCCCAGCTTGATCTGAGCCAAGCAGTCTGGATGACGTTGAAAGCGGGGCAAATGTCGCTGCACCACCCACAGGTGCTGCATGGGTCCGGGCCAAATACCTCAGATGACCGTCGCTTGGGGTTTGCCATCCGCTATACATCCGCGCGGGTCCGCCAGGAAGGTGGCACCGCGACGCTGGTGCGCGGCGAAAACCTGGCGCAGGTTCCTCTTGAAATCCGGCCAGAGGCTGAAATGGCCGCCCCTGCATTGGCGCGGCACGCCGATATCATTCGCCAGGGAGGAAAGGTAATCCGGAACGCCAAAAACCGCCATTTTGCCGAAGTGAACGGACAGGTGGATCATCCGCAATGA
- a CDS encoding polysaccharide pyruvyl transferase family protein produces MAAHELGLRGYQVQALSPTGATINLKQAVPSRPVWSALDPGRSFAGILIGGGYIVHTHRMDTMMEYRGQGIGAAVAPSVWLGSTLAAALRDVPIAWNAPGVPHPLRPRVEVLAAAAFAAADYLSLRDAGSARMANVPTATIVPDPILGLDRVWPRDGLVDDFFRLCAQLGLDRQDRILAVHVRQRSLGGEPIPSFVNGLAAACRSLDLTPVLIGLGTAHADDRIARELAATLRDRGVWAVALDRPEGLRDVAALLAHARAYVGSSLHGYIAATAYGVPGLLVARPAYRKFDGLVAHLERPQDLLNNWDAALAALPRALAAPSPALPKATSEQLRYHWDNIAAAFAAGPTPNRPARLRFAALAFNTGLERDGPNWAIAPFTTAKERAAALDGADVREMEPF; encoded by the coding sequence GTGGCGGCGCATGAACTGGGCCTACGCGGATACCAAGTGCAGGCGCTTTCGCCGACCGGGGCCACGATCAACCTCAAGCAGGCAGTGCCGAGCCGTCCCGTGTGGTCGGCTCTCGATCCTGGCAGGTCATTTGCAGGCATCCTGATCGGAGGCGGCTACATCGTGCATACGCACCGAATGGACACCATGATGGAATATCGCGGTCAAGGCATTGGTGCGGCGGTCGCGCCCTCCGTTTGGCTGGGGTCGACCCTCGCTGCGGCGTTACGTGACGTGCCCATTGCCTGGAATGCGCCGGGCGTACCGCACCCTTTGCGCCCGCGTGTTGAAGTCCTCGCCGCCGCAGCCTTTGCCGCTGCGGATTACCTTTCCCTGCGGGATGCAGGGTCCGCGCGCATGGCTAATGTCCCGACAGCCACGATCGTGCCGGACCCGATCCTGGGGTTGGACCGGGTCTGGCCTCGGGACGGATTGGTCGATGACTTTTTTCGCCTTTGCGCGCAGCTAGGGTTGGACCGGCAGGATCGCATTCTGGCCGTTCACGTGCGGCAAAGATCTCTTGGCGGTGAACCGATCCCGTCCTTTGTAAACGGACTGGCGGCAGCTTGCCGGTCGCTGGACCTGACGCCTGTCCTGATCGGGTTGGGCACAGCCCACGCCGATGACCGCATCGCCCGCGAGCTTGCGGCGACACTCCGCGATCGCGGCGTCTGGGCTGTTGCGCTTGACCGGCCCGAGGGGTTGCGCGACGTCGCGGCCCTGCTTGCTCACGCAAGGGCCTATGTAGGTTCTTCCCTGCATGGCTACATCGCCGCGACGGCATATGGCGTGCCGGGGCTTTTGGTTGCAAGGCCTGCCTATCGGAAATTCGATGGTCTGGTTGCCCACCTAGAGCGCCCCCAGGACCTTTTAAACAACTGGGACGCGGCACTGGCCGCACTTCCCCGGGCACTTGCCGCACCATCGCCTGCCTTGCCGAAAGCCACCTCTGAACAGCTTCGGTACCATTGGGACAACATCGCGGCAGCCTTTGCCGCCGGACCGACCCCAAATCGGCCAGCAAGACTGCGTTTCGCAGCGCTTGCCTTCAACACCGGGCTGGAGCGCGACGGGCCAAATTGGGCGATAGCGCCTTTCACCACTGCAAAAGAGCGCGCGGCCGCACTGGATGGTGCGGACGTGCGTGAGATGGAGCCTTTCTGA
- a CDS encoding acyl carrier protein, whose protein sequence is MPIIAASEDTMRATAISDWMVNYISSVIDMPKDSFPVNERFDNYGLDSVEITIMCGMMEEQYEIEVSPSEVFDNPSVAALSSHIAQRISERSATI, encoded by the coding sequence ATGCCCATCATAGCAGCTTCGGAGGACACCATGCGCGCGACTGCGATCAGCGACTGGATGGTGAACTACATTTCATCTGTGATCGACATGCCGAAAGACTCTTTCCCGGTCAACGAGCGGTTCGACAATTATGGTCTGGATTCCGTCGAGATCACCATCATGTGCGGAATGATGGAAGAACAATACGAAATTGAGGTCAGCCCGAGCGAGGTCTTCGACAACCCTTCCGTTGCGGCGCTGTCTTCGCATATCGCGCAGCGGATCAGCGAACGTTCTGCCACAATATGA
- a CDS encoding class I SAM-dependent methyltransferase, producing the protein MKESDYDFAILHPALRRLFGASDLYNYGYWRDADGGQVATLPEAAKRLVQLHVETDPGRGNTRRVLDVGCGLGACTEMFAAAYSDAEITGVNYSARQIAHAKLNHAGPRTEFHQMDATAMDFPDQTFDCIHSVEAAMHFQPRRSFFEEVLRLLVPGGRLILTDVLARRPTTFIPAVNSEASVSDYSRTLIDVGLEQVEIIDILDDTAAPFAKAMHANAMHAYGRAIEQDVSGYLLVYAVKPG; encoded by the coding sequence TTGAAAGAAAGTGATTATGATTTCGCCATTCTTCATCCAGCTCTGCGCCGCCTTTTTGGTGCAAGCGATCTGTACAACTATGGCTATTGGCGCGATGCCGATGGTGGGCAGGTTGCCACATTACCTGAGGCCGCCAAAAGGCTGGTCCAACTGCATGTAGAGACCGATCCGGGGCGTGGCAACACCCGTCGCGTTCTTGACGTTGGATGCGGGCTTGGCGCATGCACCGAGATGTTCGCAGCTGCCTACTCGGACGCAGAAATCACCGGAGTCAACTACTCCGCGCGCCAGATCGCCCATGCCAAACTCAATCATGCCGGTCCCCGTACCGAGTTTCATCAGATGGACGCAACGGCGATGGATTTTCCGGACCAGACCTTTGACTGCATCCACTCTGTCGAAGCCGCCATGCATTTTCAGCCGCGCCGCAGCTTTTTTGAAGAGGTGCTCAGGCTTCTTGTGCCCGGCGGACGGTTGATCCTGACCGATGTCCTGGCGCGCAGGCCGACGACCTTCATTCCCGCCGTCAACAGCGAAGCCTCCGTCAGCGACTATTCCCGAACCTTGATAGATGTAGGTCTGGAACAGGTCGAAATTATCGACATCCTGGACGATACCGCCGCGCCGTTTGCCAAGGCCATGCATGCCAATGCGATGCACGCCTACGGGCGCGCCATCGAGCAAGATGTTTCAGGCTATCTTCTGGTTTATGCCGTGAAACCCGGCTGA
- a CDS encoding polyketide synthase produces MMDRVPIAVVGMACRFPGADSVADLADMLRTGRIGTGPVPSARLALMGTERLPVRAVGLVDNIDSFDRHPFRISGSEAPLLDPQQRLVLEMAWHALEDAGLSPANLDGTSAGVYVGVASSDHAMQIARTTGFSGNAHLPNAVQNAAVSGRVSYCLGLTGPSLTVDTACSSGLTAVTQAGDALRLGHCDIALAGGVNVLLNPAGFMALGKMNVLSRTGQTHPFEARADGFVRSEGCGIVVLKRLPDALADHDRIHAVLPGWATGQDGRSNGLSAPSRAGQVRVITRAMRSAGVTVDDIGAIEAHGSATAVGDAIETLALAEVFADRKHPSAALGSIKAAVGHLEAAAGIAGLIKAVLMVRDNMLPGQSGFENPSPRIDWKALPLHVPLSTGPWQSPRRIAGVSSFGISGLNCHAIVCSAEDCAVAAPSAIARSTAGGHLFLLSAASPAALCNRARQLLVALDNPQVCLRQLSAMVTRRWVGLSLRAGFQAGTIAEARAAAGKITSEPTQVPERLVGPVMLETPEPLSHAAFETLCRACPDLVAPDAGRNGAVTVRCPTGEIPAALLGLHLAGAALDTRAVTAADPTAPDLPGYPFDRRRCWYVDTPPPQAAGK; encoded by the coding sequence ATGATGGATCGGGTCCCCATTGCAGTTGTTGGCATGGCCTGTCGGTTTCCGGGGGCAGATTCCGTGGCGGATCTGGCGGACATGTTGCGGACCGGCCGCATCGGAACCGGTCCCGTCCCGTCGGCACGTCTGGCTCTTATGGGAACGGAACGGTTGCCGGTCCGGGCGGTGGGGCTGGTGGACAACATCGACAGTTTTGATCGCCACCCGTTTCGCATCTCTGGCAGCGAAGCGCCCTTGCTGGACCCCCAGCAGCGCCTGGTCCTGGAAATGGCCTGGCATGCGCTGGAGGACGCGGGCCTGTCTCCTGCCAATCTCGACGGCACTTCCGCCGGCGTTTATGTCGGCGTGGCATCGTCCGATCATGCGATGCAGATAGCGCGCACAACGGGATTTTCCGGCAATGCTCATCTGCCAAATGCTGTGCAGAACGCCGCAGTTTCCGGCAGGGTCAGTTACTGCCTTGGCCTGACCGGGCCGTCTTTGACAGTGGATACGGCCTGTTCTTCAGGACTGACAGCCGTGACCCAGGCGGGTGACGCGCTGCGCCTGGGCCACTGCGATATTGCGTTGGCTGGCGGTGTCAATGTGCTCCTGAATCCAGCCGGTTTCATGGCATTGGGGAAAATGAATGTCTTGTCCCGGACGGGCCAGACACATCCTTTCGAAGCGCGTGCGGATGGGTTCGTCCGGTCAGAGGGCTGCGGGATCGTGGTTCTCAAGCGGCTGCCGGATGCGCTGGCCGATCATGACCGCATCCACGCCGTTTTGCCGGGTTGGGCAACCGGCCAGGATGGGCGCAGCAACGGCTTGAGCGCTCCGTCCCGCGCAGGACAGGTCCGGGTCATCACACGGGCGATGCGGTCTGCCGGGGTAACGGTGGACGATATCGGCGCAATCGAGGCGCATGGATCCGCAACAGCAGTTGGCGACGCAATCGAAACACTGGCGCTGGCAGAGGTCTTTGCCGACAGAAAGCATCCCTCCGCCGCGCTTGGGTCGATCAAGGCCGCTGTCGGCCATCTGGAAGCGGCAGCGGGCATTGCGGGCTTGATCAAGGCGGTTTTGATGGTGCGGGACAACATGCTGCCGGGACAGTCAGGTTTTGAAAACCCTTCCCCTCGAATCGACTGGAAAGCGCTTCCGCTTCACGTGCCGCTAAGCACAGGGCCATGGCAAAGCCCTCGCCGGATTGCAGGTGTCAGCTCGTTCGGCATCAGCGGGTTGAATTGCCATGCGATCGTCTGTTCTGCCGAAGACTGTGCAGTGGCAGCGCCCAGCGCTATCGCCCGATCAACAGCAGGTGGCCACCTTTTCTTACTCTCTGCCGCCAGTCCTGCGGCGCTATGCAACCGGGCAAGACAGCTTCTTGTCGCACTGGACAATCCGCAGGTCTGCTTGCGCCAATTGTCGGCCATGGTAACGCGCCGCTGGGTCGGTTTGAGCCTGCGCGCAGGGTTTCAGGCAGGGACCATCGCAGAGGCCAGGGCGGCGGCGGGCAAGATCACGTCCGAGCCGACGCAAGTCCCCGAACGCCTTGTGGGGCCTGTCATGCTTGAAACGCCGGAACCGTTGTCCCACGCCGCGTTTGAAACCCTTTGCCGAGCCTGCCCGGACCTCGTTGCACCGGATGCCGGTCGCAACGGCGCTGTCACCGTCCGTTGCCCGACCGGAGAGATCCCGGCAGCCCTGCTTGGCCTGCATCTTGCCGGTGCGGCGCTTGATACCCGCGCCGTGACAGCGGCGGACCCAACAGCCCCCGACCTGCCGGGCTACCCATTTGACAGGCGACGCTGCTGGTACGTTGACACCCCGCCGCCGCAAGCCGCGGGAAAGTGA